The Horticoccus luteus DNA window CGTGGTATGCCAACGTGCAACCCATCGGCTGGTGGCTCCAATCCCACGTCAACGACGGCAACGATCACCTCAACCTCTCGGAGTTCGGCCGCTACTCGCCCGACAAACGCGCCGACAAAATCGACTCCATGATCGACGAACTCACGTTTCGCACGATGCCGCTGAAAACCTATTCGTGGCTCCACCCCGCGGCCAGACTGACGAAATCTGAATCCGACGCCCTCGTCGACTGGCTGCAGCACCTGCGCGATTCGATGGACACCGATTAAGCGCCGTGGCGCTCGCCGGGCGCTTTCACCGCGAACGCTCTAGCGTTGGCCGCCCTCTCTGCCGAGGTGTTTTTCTCGTCCCTCGAGATCCTCATCATTTCTCAGAGCCGTCCATGCCGCAGGCATTTGTGTCCGGGACCGATTTCGAACAGCTACTGCTTCCAGACGCATGTTCATATTTCGACCATGCGACCGCGGCGCCACCAGCCGCCTTTACCTGCCCTTCCACTCTCTATCCGAGCAGGATGTCGGTCACTTTCCCGTGGGTGAATATGATGTGGGACGAATAGCGGTGGGCGTGCACGTCGGGCATGCCACCGTTCCAACCGGCAGCGGCGTCGGATTGATAATAAATCCACGTTTCCACGTTGGGCGTTTCACCGCGTTCGATCTTTTCCGGTTTCCCCAGCACAATATAAACCATGTCCGGCGTGAACCCGAGCTCCACGCGGCCTTCGGCGATCGCCCTCCGTTGAGCCGGCGTCGCGCTTTGCAGAGCGGCCGCGCGTTCCGATTCTCGGCTGGCCGGCGTGCTGCAACCAGCCAGCAATCCGGCCAACGCGAGACCTACCAGCCAAGTTGAATGAAGTTTCATAAGGTTACCCGGGCAGCGTAACCTCTCTGCCTTGCGTTTCAATCCCCGCGTGGACGCCCCGGCTACATCCGGCAGATCAGCAGCTCGCGTTCGAACATCAGCTCCTTCGGCAGCGTCGCGTGCAGGTCGATGAAGAGCTCCTCATGGCCGAGGATCTCCGACCGCCACCCCGCGCGATCGAAGGCCTGCAATTCGG harbors:
- a CDS encoding heme-binding domain-containing protein, which encodes MIVFIALQFFRPARTQSPAEPGPDDFALRYAVPEPFRRQLQESCYDCHSNHPRYPWYANVQPIGWWLQSHVNDGNDHLNLSEFGRYSPDKRADKIDSMIDELTFRTMPLKTYSWLHPAARLTKSESDALVDWLQHLRDSMDTD